The genomic window tggtggcattgtcatgctggagggtcatgtcaggatgagcctgcaggaagggtaccacatgagggaggaggatgtcttccctgtaacgcacagcgttgagattgcctgcaatgacaacaagctcagtccgatgatgctgtgacacaccgccccagaccatgacggaccctccacctgcaaatcgatcccgctccagagtatacgcctcggtgtaacgctcattcctttgacgataaacgcaaatctgaccatcacccctggtgagacaaatccacgactcgtcagtgaagagcactttttgccagtcctgtctggtccagcgactgtgggtttgtgcccataggcaacgttgttgctggtgatgtctggtgaggacctgccttacaacaggcctacaagccctcagtccagcctctcagcctattgcgggcagtctgagcactgatggagggattgtgcgttcctggtgtaactcgggcagttgttgccatcctgtacctgtcccacaagtgtgatgttcggatgtaccgatcctgtgccactgcgaggacgatcagctgtcggtcctgtctccctgtagcgctgtcttaggcatctcacagtacggacattacaatttattgccctggccacatctgcagtcctctcCTTGCAGCAAGCCTAAGTCACGTTCaagttcacgcagatgagcagggaccctgggcatcttttttttgtgtttttcagagtcagtagaaaggcctctttagtgtcctaagttatcataactgtgaccttaattgcctaccgtctgtaagccgttagtgtcttaacgaccgttacacaggtgcatgttcattaattgtttatggttcattgaacaagcatgggaaacagtatttaaaccctttacaatgaagatttGTGAAGTTATTctgatttttacaaattatctttgaaagacagggtcctgaaaaaggaacgtttctttttttgctgagtttattttaaTTACACAAATCACACTTGAAAATCTCTGCAGACAAACATCAATATTCAAACCTCATTCAAAATACTGCGGCTGCAATCAAACTGATGCAGCAAAGGCAAGCGATTGAAATTCTTAGCACCCCGGAGCAACTATCCTAAGCCTCATTACAAGTAATGAAGGGCAAGGAATAGCATACCAATTGTGCTTTCTCCAATAAGATCTCAAGTTTGCATTACATTGATCAAACACATTCTTGTTTACAGACAaaagtacaggtgcatcaaagctggggccGAGACTGAAaagcagcttctatctcaaggccatcagactgttaaacagccatcactagcactttagaggctgctgcctatagacataaactagaaatcactggccactttaagaaatggaacactagccactttaatcatgtttacatatcttgcattactcatctcatatgtatatactgtattctatactattctatggtatcttagtcactttaataatgtttacatatctttcaTTACTCatcttatatgtatatactgtattctatactagtctactgtatcttagtcactttaataatgtttacatatctttcaTTACTcctctcatatgtatatactgtattctatactattctactgtatcttagtccatgccactctaacatcgctcgtccatatatgtatatattcttaattcattccttacttagatttgtgtgtattaggtatatgatgtgaaattgttagatattacttgttagatattactgcactgtcggagctagaagcacaagcatttcgctacacctgctataacatctgctaaacacgtgtatgtgaccaataaaaattgatttgatttgagaagaaTACTGATGGAGGTCCAGGGGAAATGGGGAAACATCTCGATCTCTTCTCAGGAATCCTCTTTCTCCTGATATCTGTATGCATAAATTAAATCACAATAAGTAACTTATCCAGTCATAAGTAAACATGTGGACTatatacagcagggttcttcaattccggtcctggagggccgaaacacctccgtttttcatcctctccttctaatcaggggctaattcagacctgggacactaggtgagtgcaattaactaccaggtaaaaataaaaaacagaactgtttcggccctccaggaccggaattgaagaaccctgatataCAGTTTGTGGGGTAAGTGCTTGTCACACTGTAGGGCAGAACAacataatgtggtcctctgtagctcagtaggtagagcacggcgcttgtaacgccagggttgtgggttcgatccccgggaccaccccatacgtaaaaatatatgcacacatgactggggcggcaggtagcttagtggttaagagcgttgtgccagtaaccgaaaggttgctggttctaatccccgagccgactaggtgaaaaatctgtcgatgtgcccttgagcaaggcacttaaccctaattgctcctgtaagtcgctctggataagagcgtctgctaaatgactaaaaatgtaaatgtaaaaatgactgtaagtcgctttggataaaagcgtctgctaaatggcatattattattattattattattaaaatggaaTAGATTGATGAATCTGGTGGTGAGAACTGTTCAGAATGCCCTTGGTGAATTGGTGTTTGAGTGAGATGTAATAGGTTCTACATTACCTGCAGTGTATACAGGTGAAGAAGACTGTCTGTCCTTCATCTGCAGATCTCATTTGTCTGGTGTGATAAACCATCCCCTCTTTATTGCAGCGAGAGCAGCGCCTGTCAATCTAGAATGCAAGAGTTTGAGGAGGTTATAGAGAGAGAACATACATTGATACATAATAGTAGTATTACACGGTTATGCTGTAGATTTCTATAGAGGTTACAGACAGAACATAGCCTAAATGGAGTtacttaattaattaattaattattttttaatattaattaatatgccatttagcagacgcttttatccaaagcgacttacagtcatgagtgcatacatttttgtgtatgggtggtcccggggatcgaacccactaccttggcgttacaagcgccgtgctctaccagctgagctacagaggaccaatactTGAGTATTGATAAAGTATGTTTCATTTTAAAATtaaattggtcctctgtagctcagctggtagagcacggcgcttgtaacgccaaggtactgggttcgatccccgggaccacccatacacaaaaatgtatgcacgcatgactgttagtcgctttggataaaagcgtctgctaaatggcatattattattattattattattattattaaaatgggaCCATTGATCATTTATGAATAGGAACATCATTGCAATAAATTCCTACCACAGCCCCCTTGAGTTctgagtcctcctcctccacagcaaCAGAGGACACTTCTAGAGGATTAAAGACGACTGAAGACCTGATCTCTTGACCTGAAAATTCTGAAAAAGATGACACAAAAACATAGTTACATCATGGGTCATATACTTATGAAAATATCAAATTGATAAAAGGAAACTGTCCGGATGAAATACAATATTGTGAGAATAGttacctagcctggtcccagatctgtttgcgctCTTGCCAACTGCATTGCtcgtcattgtcaagccaaacatgttTGGAATGATGATGTGACAAGCGATTGGCATgaaagcacaaacagactggcacttaGGCTAGTTGTTTCCCACTTTAGATTAGGATTCTGTCTGTTAGTAGGCTACAATATTATTTGACAACAAACAACCCATCCTCACCGCGGACAGGCAAGCTAAAAGCACAGCGAGGACAGGTGACTGAGTCCTGCAGCCCAGGTAGAGGCAGTACGTTCCCACACTCAGGACAAAAGTTGGGATTTCCACTGAAACACGACATCACTGGCTatggagaaaaaatatatatatttcagtgAACAATGTCAGCAACATTTTGGGGGTTGTCCATAAGTTACAGCTAGCTAGTTACGTTGCTTGCTAGTTAGCCACTTATTTAGCTATCCAGTCAACACGTGTTTAGCTAATAATACacttattttaaaaaaattgaaCACATCGCTAGCTGTCAAACAAAAATGTATCCCGATACCACTTTCAGCGCGGTTCCCAGTCTTACCTTCTCTGTAGACCTCGATGTTCGAGCAAGTTTCCAACGGGTTGTTATTTTTCGTGAAGAATGTATCTGGCAAAATGTGCAGGTCGCCGTTTGTGGACATTCAACGCATGCTCACACAGTCGCACGTTGATTACGTATTTAAAAACGCTAGCTCTCATTTGCAAACGCTGTAGCTACATTTCACTTCACCACGAATAAGGTAAACATGCTCACTaggaaatcaaaacatatatctGAAATATTTATTGTGTGTTCATTTTCCATGTTGCACATCGTgtagagtagctagctagaaAGCTTGTCAAGctaaagaagctagctagcta from Coregonus clupeaformis isolate EN_2021a chromosome 17, ASM2061545v1, whole genome shotgun sequence includes these protein-coding regions:
- the polr1h gene encoding DNA-directed RNA polymerase I subunit RPA12, producing MSCFSGNPNFCPECGNVLPLPGLQDSVTCPRCAFSLPVREFSGQEIRSSVVFNPLEVSSVAVEEEDSELKGAVIDRRCSRCNKEGMVYHTRQMRSADEGQTVFFTCIHCRYQEKEDS